From Coffea arabica cultivar ET-39 chromosome 2e, Coffea Arabica ET-39 HiFi, whole genome shotgun sequence, the proteins below share one genomic window:
- the LOC113729284 gene encoding putative calcium-transporting ATPase 13, plasma membrane-type, translating to MLSSSTTPPKKGNRNLNKKNLKHSLRFVFFLSVFAAVSYRISSTVTVSSFSSSFSSSMYPLPPKYNRTQKRLQIVFRAIYFAVSLSKKAVNTNALLFPSVLHHNPSYVAIDVQPSKNDRLERSFMEIDRKALADLVREKNSDRLHTYGGAKELAAILQTDPEAGISSAEGSIKQRIDAFGSNTYRKPPAKSLLRFLLEASKDSMIIILLVCAVLSLCFGIKQNGLKEGWYDGASIIVAVILVLGVSAISNFKQSKQFEKLSNESNNIRIVVVRDGRRQQMSIFKIVVGDIVCLKIGDQIPADGLFLDGYSLKVDESSMTGESDHVEIHEAGNPFLLSGTKVTDGYGRMLVTSVGMNTTWGQMMSLITHDTNEQTPLQRRLNKLTSGIGKVGLLVAFLVLVVLLIRYFTGQTKDERGQREFKARQTSTGDIMNSIIRIIAAAVTILVVAIPEGLPLAVTLTLAYSMKQMVMDHAMVRKLSACETMGSATTICTDKTGTLTLNQMQVTEFWLGNEPMKGKTPTDIAPDVGQLLQESIGLNSTGEIYTSPSSPNPEITGNPTESAILNWAVFDMKMDINTTKQEYEKLHVEVFNSEKKRSGVLVRKNHSETVRVHWKGAAEMILARCSNYYMENGTVKAIDDEERKQLEIIIEKMAGKSLRCIAFAFKSIAGHGVICENLPDTQLTLLGLVGLKDPCRPEVKAAVKSCRKAGVNIKVITGDNMFTAKSIAIECGILNGNEDLEDTAVEGITFRNYSPEERMAKIDRILLMARSSPFDKLLMVQSLKQKGHVVAVTGDGTNDAPALKEADVGLSMGIQGTEVAKESSDVVILDDNFNTVVMVLRWGRCVYRNIQKFIQFQLTVNITALCINFIAAVSAGEVPLTAVQLLWVNLIMDTLGALALATEQPNNDLMECRPVGRREPLITKIMWRNLIAQALYQVTIILILEFKGSSIFHVNEKVEHTIIFNSFVLCQVFNEFNARELEKKNVFRGVLKNKLFLSIIGMTVALQVVMVEFLKRFATTERLNWVQWVSCIGIAALSWPIGWFVKCIPSERLPSLPFRTTF from the coding sequence tttcttcttcattttcttcttccatgTATCCACTTCCACCAAAGTATAATCGCACTCAGAAGCGTTTGCAGATAGTTTTTCGAGCTATATACTTTGCAGTTTCCTTGTCTAAGAAAGCAGTTAATACCAATGCCTTGCTGTTTCCTTCAGTTTTGCATCACAATCCCTCCTACGTTGCCATTGATGTACAACCCTCCAAAAATGATCGCCTCGAAAGATCTTTTATGGAAATTGATAGGAAGGCACTTGCTGACTTGGTAAGAGAAAAAAATAGCGATAGGCTGCACACTTATGGAGGTGCAAAAGAATTAGCAGCCATTCTTCAAACAGATCCAGAAGCTGGTATCAGCAGTGCAGAGGGTAGCATAAAGCAAAGAATCGATGCATTTGGATCCAACACATACAGAAAGCCCCCTGCTAAAAGTTTACTGAGGTTTCTTCTCGAAGCATCCAAAGATTCCATGATCATCATTCTTCTGGTTTGTGCGGTTTTGTCACTCTGTTTTGGAATCAAACAGAATGGCCTGAAGGAAGGATGGTATGATGGAGCAAGCATAATTGTGGCTGTAATACTAGTTCTTGGAGTCTCTGCCATCAGCAACTTCAAACAAAGTAAGCAATTTGAGAAGCTTTCCAATGAGAGCAATAATATAAGAATTGTCGTAGTCAGAGATGGGCGGAGACAGCAAATGTCCATATTCAAAATCGTTGTAGGCGATATTGTATGTCTAAAAATCGGCGATCAAATTCCAGCAGATGGGTTATTCCTGGATGGTTACTCTTTAAAGGTAGATGAGTCTAGCATGACAGGTGAAAGTGACCATGTTGAAATCCATGAGGCAGGCAATCCATTCCTGCTATCGGGTACAAAGGTCACAGATGGCTATGGTCGCATGCTCGTTACATCTGTAGGAATGAACACAACATGGGGTCAGATGATGAGTTTAATAACTCATGACACAAATGAACAGACACCATTACAAAGGCGGCTTAACAAGCTGACCTCCGGTATTGGGAAGGTCGGTTTGTTGGTCGCTTTCCTTGTTTTAGTCGTGTTGTTGATACGTTACTTCACCGGACAAACCAAAGATGAAAGAGGGCAAAGGGAGTTCAAAGCCAGACAGACGAGTACTGGCGATATCATGAATTCCATCATCCGGATCATTGCTGCAGCAGTTACTATCCTTGTAGTGGCTATTCCAGAGGGTTTGCCTTTGGCTGTAACACTAACCCTGGCATACTCAATGAAACAAATGGTGATGGACCATGCCATGGTGAGAAAATTATCAGCCTGTGAGACTATGGGATCGGCTACTACCATCTGCACTGATAAAACCGGCACCCTGACTTTAAATCAGATGCAAGTCACTGAATTTTGGTTAGGCAATGAGCCGATGAAGGGAAAGACACCAACAGACATAGCACCTGATGTTGGTCAACTGCTGCAAGAAAGTATTGGCTTAAACAGTACTGGTGAGATTtatacttcaccttcttcaccaAATCCAGAGATTACTGGTAACCCAACAGAGTCAGCCATCCTTAATTGGGCTGTATTTGATATGAAAATGGATATCAACACAACAAAGCAAGAGTATGAAAAGCTCCATGTTGAAGTTTTCAATTCAGAGAAGAAAAGAAGTGGGGTTTTAGTGAGGAAAAATCATTCGGAGACAGTTCGTGTGCATTGGAAAGGAGCAGCTGAAATGATTCTGGCCAGGTGTTCAAACTACTACATGGAAAATGGTACAGTTAAGGCCATAGATGATGAAGAGAGAAAACAGCTTGAAATAATAATTGAAAAGATGGCAGGTAAGAGTCTTCGCTGCATTGCTTTTGCTTTCAAAAGCATTGCAGGACATGGTGTCATTTGCGAGAATCTTCCAGACACTCAATTAACATTACTGGGGTTGGTGGGTTTAAAGGATCCATGCAGGCCAGAGGTTAAAGCAGCAGTAAAATCGTGCAGAAAAGCTGGAGTGAACATAAAAGTAATCACTGGAGACAACATGTTTACAGCAAAATCAATAGCCATAGAGTGCGGAATTTTAAATGGTAATGAGGACTTGGAAGATACAGCTGTTGAAGGAATAACTTTCAGAAATTATTCACCTGAAGAAAGAATGGCAAAAATTGATCGGATCCTTCTTATGGCAAGATCATCTCCTTTTGACAAGCTATTGATGGTACAGAGTTTAAAGCAGAAAGGTCATGTGGTAGCAGTAACTGGTGATGGCACAAATGATGCACCTGCTTTGAAAGAAGCAGATGTTGGCCTTTCAATGGGCATCCAGGGGACAGAAGTTGCCAAGGAAAGCTCAGACGTTGTCATCCTGGATGACAATTTCAATACCGTTGTTATGGTATTAAGGTGGGGCAGATGCGTATACAGAAATATTCAAAAGTTCATCCAGTTTCAACTCACAGTCAATATCACAGCCCTATGCATCAATTTTATTGCTGCAGTATCTGCCGGCGAAGTTCCTCTCACGGCAGTCCAGCTTCTTTGGGTGAACCTGATCATGGATACATTGGGTGCCTTGGCCTTGGCAACTGAACAGCCAAACAATGATCTAATGGAATGCAGACCTGTTGGTCGCAGAGAACCTCTTATAACCAAAATCATGTGGCGAAATCTCATTGCTCAGGCTTTATATCAGGTAACTATCATACTGATCCTTGAATTCAAAGGAAGCTCTATCTTCCATGTGAACGAAAAGGTTGAGCACACCATTATTTTCAATAGTTTTGTCCTCTGTCAAGTTTTTAATGAGTTCAACGCAAGAGAGCTTGAGAAGAAAAATGTATTCAGGGGAGTACTAAAGAACAAACTGTTTCTAAGCATCATAGGGATGACAGTAGCTCTTCAAGTGGTTATGGTAGAGTTCTTGAAGAGATTTGCCACTACAGAAAGGCTGAACTGGGTACAATGGGTTTCATGCATTGGAATTGCTGCACTGTCATGGCCAATTGGTTGGTTTGTCAAATGCATCCCTTCTGAACGGCTCCCTTCTCTTCCATTTAGAACTACATTTTAA